ATCAAGCTGCGCAGCTCCGTCATCTGGGAGTACTCGCTGGATGACGGCAAGCAGCCGCGCGGCTACGGCCTGGGCCTGGCGGATCTGCGCGCCGAGGAGCGCTCGTTCCTGGACGAGTTCCTCCGCAGCGGCGGGCGCGCCGGGGCGACTACAACAAGCCGCTGAGGAGGATGGCGGCCATCACCAGGTAGCCGGCCGCCACCACCACCACGGCCTTCAGTTCCAGCCCATCCGGATTCGTCACGTTGGCGAAGCTCATGTGCAATTCCCCCGTCATGCCCTACGCTTGGATCTACGGAGCACGGCGGAAGTGATTGCATCCGGGAGGAAGTGAAGTGTCCGACATGGCGGAGTACCGGCCGCTCGAGGGGCTCCCCGCTCCGGTCCTGGTGGTACGCGACAACCACGTGGTCTACGCCAACCCGGCACTGCTCACGTTGCTGGGCGTGGGCCTGGAGGAGGTGCGCGCCACCGATTTCCTCAAGCTGCTGGCCCGCTACGCGCCCGCGGATCAATCGTGGTTGGAGCCCATGCAGGCGGACTACGCGCGCGGGCAGGGAATTCCCGACACGGTATGGGTCCGCATCCGCGAGGCGGGAGGCCAGGAGCGCACCTGGTGCATGCGCCGGGGCGAGGGCTCGTGGCCCGGAGAGCTGCTGCTGATGCTGTTCGACGCCGAGGGCGAGGCCAGCACGCGGCGGCTCACCGAGGCACTCGTGCAGACGGCCGGTGAGATGGTGCGCTGCCGTGACGAGCAGACGGTGCTGGAGACGGCGGTGGAGGCCATCCACCGGCAGGGCTTCTTCGTGACGGTGCTGTTGCTCGAGGGGGAGATGCTCGTCCATGGGCCGATGCGGCAGGACCCCGTTCAGGTGGCCGCCGCCGAGATGCTCTACGGGCAGCCCATCCAGGAGGTGCGTTTTCCCCGCGCCAGCGTGCCCCACCTCGAGGAGGTGCTCACCCGGCGCAAGGCGGCCTTCCACCAGGACATGCTGCGGGCGCTGGAGAACTTCCATCCCTCGGAGCTGCTGGCGCAGATGCGGCGCGCCCACCCCCTCGTCCGGGGACTGGACGCCCCCATCTTCGTGGAGGGGCAGCCCTACGGGGTGCTGTCCGTCCAGGGCGAGACGCTGACGCCCACGAGCGCGGCCACGCTGGAGCTGTTCGCCCGGCAGGTGGGCGGAGCGCTGGAGAACGTGCGCCACCACCGGCTGGCGGCCCTGCGGCTGGCCGAGCTGTCACGGCTGCAGTCGGAGCTGGTGGCCCAGGAGCGGCTGACGGTGCTCGGCGAGGCGGCGGGCGTGGTGGCTCACGAGGTACGCAACCCGCTGGGCTCCATCCTCAACGCGGTGGCGGTGCTCAAGCGGGACAAGCTGGGCCCGGTGGGGACGAGCGCGGTGGAGATGCTGGAGGAGGAAGCCACGCGGCTGGACGCGATGGTGCGTGACCTGCTGGACGTGGTGCGTCCCCTGGAGCCCCGGCCGCGCCCGCTCAACCTGGGCGAGCTGGCCCGGCGCACGCTGGAGCTCTTCCACGAGCGGCGCCAGCTGGGCACCGTGAAGGTGACGGTGGACGAGGCGCCCGGCCTGCCGGTGATTCACGCGGACGAGACGCTGTTGCAGCTGGCGCTGGAGAACCTGTTGCGCAACGCGGTGCAGGCCTCGCCCTCGGGAGGGCAGGTGCGCGTGGCGGTGGAGAGCGTGCCGGAGGGCATGAGCCTCACCGTGGAGGACCAGGGCCCTGGCGTCTCCTCGGGGGACACCCAGCGCATCTTCGAGCCCTTCTTCACCACGCGCACCACGGGCACGGGCCTGGGCCTGGCCGTGGTGCGGCGGGTGGTGCTCGCCCATGGGGGCACGGTGTCGGTGGGCCAGCGGCACGGAGGCGGCGCGCGTTTCGAGCTGCGGCTGCCGCTCCAGCTGGAGCCCACGCCCCTTCCGACCGCCCCTTAGAGCGGGCACAGCAGGAGGCGGCAGCGCAGGCCGCCGTTGCGCACCGGGAGATTGCGCTCCTCGGGCAGGCCCAGCGCACGGACGAGGCCCGCGTCCTCCGGGAGCAGCACGGCGGCGCGCCAGCCCGGGAAGGCCCGCCGGAAGGTGGCGCCCATCGCCCGGTACAGCCCCGGCAGGTCCTCCGCCTCCCCCACCCGCTTGCCGTAGGGAGGATTCACCACCACCAGCCCGGGCCCGAGCCCCGCGGGCGCCGCCAGCGTGCGCACGTCCTGGCGCTCCAGCGTGAGCGTCACCCCGGCCCGACGGGCGTTGCGCCGCGCCGTGCCCAGCGAGCCCGCGTTGATGTCGTAGCCCCGCGGGGCCGAGCGCGGTGAGGGCAGGGCCTCCGCCTCCGCCCTCGCCTTGCGCGCGCTCCAGGCCGCCGCGTCGAAGCCGGGGAAGCGCTCGAAGGCGAACGCGCGCCCGAGCCCCGGCGCCCGCCGCTGGGACATCCACGCGCCCTCGATGAGGAAGGTGCCCGAGCCACACATCGGGTCCACCAGCGGCTCCCCCCCGTCATACCCGGCCAGCACCAGGATGCCCGCGGCGAGCGTCTCGCGCAGGGGCGCCCGGCTCACCTCCTGCCGGTACCCGCGCCGGTGCATCGGCTCTCCGCTGGTGTCCGCGCTCACCGTGCAGGTGTCGCCCTCCACGCGGACCAGCAGGGTGAGACCCTCGGAGGACTCCTCGTCCAGCGGGCCCGCGCGCTCCACCGAGGGCAGGCCCCAGGCCCGCGCCGCGGCGGCCAGTACCGCGTCCGGCCCCTTGAAGCGCGCGCGGTGAAGGACCACCGAGAGCCTCGGCACCGTCCGCCCGTCCCACACCGGGCCCAGGGGCAGCGCCGCCAGGCCCTTGGAGAGGGCGCCAGCGTCCGCCGCGGTGAAGCGTCCCAGGCGCAGCCACACGCGGCTCGCCGTGCGCAGGCGCAGGTTGGCCTCCTGGTGCAGCCCCGGCGCGCCCATGAGCTCCACGCCGCCGTCCACCGGACGGGACGAGAAGCCCAGGGCCTCGGCCTCGGCGTGGACGGCGGGCTCCAGCCCCGGCAGCGCCGGGACGAAGACGTGCTCCCTCTGTTGGACGTTCGTCACCTGAAGCGGCATTGTCCGCGGCTGACGCCCGGCCGCAATGCTTTCCTCGAAGGAACGTCCACCGGGCTGGTAGGAAGCAGGCCATGAGCGCAGCCGTGACGACCGCCCGCAACCGCCCCAAGGAGTACGAGGTGACGGTGAGCGAGGTGCGCCTGGAGACGCACGACACCGCCACCCTCTCTCTGGACTTCGGCCCGGAGCGCCCCGAGTACAAGGCCGGCCAGTTCCTCAACCTGGATCCGCACCAGTTCCCCGCCCTGGGCCGCTTCGCCGCCTACCTCCAGGAGCACAAGGGCCGCAAGGAGCCCGCGCGCTCGTACTCGCTCGCCTCCGCGCCGCACGAGCCCCTGGTGGCCATCACCGTGAAGGACGAGGACTACATCCCCGGCTTCACCCGCTACCCGCCCCTGCTCTCGCCCTACCTCGTCCACGCGCCGCTCACCGGCTCGCGGATGAAGGTGTTGGGCTTCATGGGGCCCTATGTCCTGCCGGACGACGTGGAGGAGCGCACGGACCACCTCGTCCACGTCGTCGCCGGCTCCGGCGCGGTGCCCAACTTCTCCATCATCAAGGACGCCCTGCACCGGGGCCTCAAGCCGCGCCACACCGTCATCTGCTCCAACAAGACGTGGGGCGACATCCTCTACCGCGAGGCCTTCGAGGCGCTCGAGCGCGCCCACCCGGACAAGCTGCGCGTGGTGCACACCCTCACCCGGGAGATGGACGAGTCGCGCTTCAGCGCCGCCGTGCGCAAGGGCCGCATCAGCGAGGCCCTGTTGGAGGAGCTCATCCCGGACCGGGCCACGTGCCTCGTCTACGTGTGCGGCCCGGCCATCACCCCGTGGGACCGGCGCAAGGCGCTGGAGACGCGCACCCCCGCCACGCCGCGCTTCATGGAGGCGGTGCTCGGCCACCTCCACACGATTGGCCTCGAGGACAAGCGCATCAAGCGGGAGTCGTACGGGTAGCCTCGGGAGGCGTGGGCTGCGACGTGGGACTCCTGGGCTCCACGCCCAGCACCCGCGCCAGCTTGGGCCGCACCCCGAAGGAGCCCAGCAGCGACTCCAGCTTCGCGCGCGCCTGCCGGTTCTCCCGGTGCACGCGCCGGCCCAGAATCAGCTCGTTCTTCAGCGAGTGCTCCCAGCCCGTCAGCTCCGTCACCGTCACCTGGTAGCCGAAGGCCTCCAGCGTCAGCGCGCGGATGACGTTGGTGAGGTGGCTGCCGAACTCCCGCCGGTGCCACGCGTGCTGGTAGAGCAGCGCCAGCGTCGCGTCCACGGCCTGCTTGCTCTCCTTGAGCTGCTGGGCCACCTCGGCCTGACAGCATGGCACCACCGCCACGTAGTCCGCGCCCTTCTGGATGGCCACCGCCAGCGCGTCGTCCGTCGCCGTGTCGCACGCGTGCAGCGCCATGAGCACGTGGATGCGCTCGGGCCACTGCGCCTCTTCCAGGTGCGCCGTCTGGAACTCCATCCGCCCGAAGCCCAGCCGCCCGGCCCGCTCCTTCGCCCGCTGCGTCAGCTCCGGCCGCCCCTCCACGCTCAGCAGCGTGCCCGCCTCGGCGTCCTTGAGGAACAGCTCGTAGAGGATGAAGCCCAGGTACGCGTTGCCGCTGCCCGCGTCCACCACCACGGGCGCGCCATGCCGCGACTGCACGTCCTCCATGGCCGGCCGCACCAGGCCCACCAGGTGGTTGACCTGCTTGAGCTTGCGCAGCGCGTCCGCGTTGAGGTTGCCCTCGCGCGTGAGCAGGTGCAGCTCGCGCAGCAGTTCCTTCGACTGGTCCGGCAGCAGCTCCCGCCGGACCTGCTTGCCTTTGACCTGCCGTCTCAGACGGACACCACTTCGTTGACCTCGGGGACGAGCTCACGCAGGCGCGTCTCGATTCCCATCTTCAACGTCGCCGTGGACGAGGGGCAGCCCGCGCACGAGCCCTTCATGTGCAGGTAGACGATGCCCTCCTCGAAGCGGTCCAGGGTGATGTCGCCGCCGTCCTGCGCCACCGCCGGCCGGATCTCCGCGTCCAGGATGTCCTGGATGCGCGCCTCCACCGAGCCGCCCGCGCCCGTCGCCGTGCGCGCCGCCGCCAGCGCCTCCTCGTTCACCGACGGCAGCCCCGCCGTCAGGTGCTCGTCCAGCGTGGCCATCACCGCGTCGTTCAGCTCGTCCCACTCGCCCTCGTCGCCCTTGGTGACGGTGACGAAGTTGCTGCCCACCATCACCGCCATCACGCCCTTGATGCCCATGAGCTTGACCGCCAGCGGCGACTTCTCCTCGGCCGCCTGCTTGCTCGTGATGTTCACCGCACCGGACGACACGAGCCGCCGATCCACCACGTACTTCAGCGTGCTGGGGTTGGGCGTCCACTCGAGCTGGATGTTCACCGACATGTGGAAATTTCTCCTGTGCCCTTCCTCTAAGCCGCCCGTCCGCCCGTGGCAACCGGGAGGTGGGGGGGTTATCCCCTTCCTGGATTGCTTTATCGGACAATCAGATTTTTACCTGACTTCAGTGGATGACCGTCCAGGCATGATAAGCTGAGAGAACGGTTGGACTTCCAACCGGGGGAGATGTCCCATGGAGAGCCCGAGTCTGCTGGCGCAGGCCCCCAGATTGGCAACGCAGCCGCGCATCCCATCGAGTGTCTTCGAGGGCCTCTTCGTCCGGGGACTGGAGCCGAACAGCCAGCTGGCCCGGGCCCTGGTCACCGAGGGGTATGACCCCAAGTGCCCCGAGGTGGACTACCCGGTGCAGGTGTGGAAGCGGTGCGTGGCGCTGGCCAGGGACCTGGCCTATGGGGAGCTGAGTGACGCGGACGCCTACCGCATCCTCGGCCGCAAGCTGACCGAGGGCTTCGCGGACACGCTGGTGGGCCGGGTGGCCGCGGTGGCGCTGCCCATGATTGGCGCGGCACGCGTGGTGGAGCGGCTGCCGCGCTACCTCGCGATGATGGGGCGGCCGGACCTGGACGTGCAGCTGGTGCCGGTGGGCGAGCGCGCCCGGCGCATCACCATCCCCGACACGCACAACCGCCCGGAGTTCATCGCCGGCGCGCTCGAGGTGGCGCTGGAGCGGGCCCACGTGCAGCCCATCGTCAGCGTGGAGGATCGCTCGCACCTGGGCTTCCGCCTCCTCGTGCGCTGGTAGGAGAGGACACCCCATGGCCTATCCCCCCCGGCTGGCGCACCTGGCCACGCGCCCCGTGGTGGTGGCGAAGCTGATCCCCACCTACTCGCGCGCCCACAACATCGACGAGGACGAGGCCGCCCAGCGGCTCTCCGCCGCCCTCCAGGGCCGGCTGCTGCCGTGGCTGCTGGAGGAGGCGTGGACGGCCATGCGGGGCAAGTCCAAGCGGCTCGACGACGAGGGCCTGCTGGAGAAGGTGGCCACCACGTTGAAGGACCGGCCGACGCGCCCCGGGCGGGTGGCGGAGCTGAACCCCGCGTGGAGCGCCTTCCTGGTGCTCGCGGACCTGGAGGCCGGCACCGCCAGCGAGGCCGCGCGCCGGGTGATGGAGTCGCCCGAGGGCCGTCAGCGCGCCCAGGCCGGGCTGGCCGAGGTGGGCCGCTTCCTCGCCGCCGAGCTCACCCGGGGCCGCTAGGCCGCTGCCCCCACCCTGCCTTCCGGGCGCGCACCGCGCGAAGTTGTCCAACTGTTGGACAAGTTCTGGAAGAGCGTGCCCGGCGGGGCGCCCCCGCCCCTGAATCGAGCGGGCTGGCGGGCCAACGGCCCGGCCGTTATAGGCTGCGGCCGCTCGACGATGTCCGACACGCTGCCGCCCACCCTGCGCATCCATCGCGCCATCACCGAGGTTCCCCGGGGAGCCTGGGACGCGCTGCTCGACGACGCGGGCCGGCCCTTCCTGGAGTGGGCCTTCCTCGCGGCGCTGGAGGAGAGTGGCAGTGTGGGGCCCCATGTGGGCTGGCACCCCCACCACCTCACGCTGTGGAGGGGCTCCCGGCTGGTGGCGGCGGCCCCCGCGTACCTCAAGGACGACAGCCACGGCGAGTTCGTCGCGGACGGGGCCTGGGCCACCGCCGCCGAGCGGCTGGGCGTGCGCTACTACCCCAAGCTGGTGCTGGCCGTGCCCTTCACCCCCGTCACCGGCCGCCGGCTGCTGGTGGCCCCCGGCGAGGACCGGCCCGCCCGGGAGGCGGAGCTGGCCCGCGCCGCCCTGGAGTACGCCCGGGCCCGGGGCTTCTCCAGCGTCCACGTCCTCTTCCCCACCGAGGCGGAGACCCATGCCCTGGAGGCCGCCGGTTACGCGGTGCGTCTGGGCGTGCAGTACCAGTGGCGCAACCCGGGCTACGGCTCCTTCGAGGACTTCCTGGGCCGCTTCCACACCCGGCGGCGCAACCAGCTTCGCCGGGAGCTGCGCGCCCCGGCCGCCCAGGGCCTCACCCTGCGCACCCTCCGGGGCGACGCCCTGGCCGGAGTGGACCCGGACGACCTTTACCGCCTGTATGCCGCCACGGTGGACAAGTACCCATGGGGGGTGCGCTTCCTCACCCGGGACTTCTTCGCGCGGATGCTGGCCACCTTCCCCCACGCCTGTGAGGTGGTGGAGGCCCGCCGCGAGGGCCGGCTGGTGGCGGGCGCCTTCAACCTGGTGGGGCCCCGGACGCTCTATGGCCGGTATTGGGGCTGCTTCGAGGAGCACCCCTTCCTCCACTTCAACGTGTGCCTCTACCACCCGGTGGCGGACGCCATCGCCCGGGGGCTGGAGCGCTTCGAGCCGGGCGCGGGCGGGGAGCACAAGCTCACCCGGGGGTTCGAGCCGGGCCTCACCTGGAGCGCTCACTTGCTCTTCCACCCGGGGGTCGACCGGGCTGTACGCTCCTTCCTGGAGCACGAACGGGCGGCCGTGCTGGCTGGCCTGCCCCGGTGGCGGGCCGAAACAGGATTCAAGCGGGGGCCGTTGGTGCCCCCTACTCGTTAGAGGGAGACCATGTCCCGAGAGAAGTACGACCCGGATTCCAACGTTGTCACGGAGACGGTACCGCAGAAGAAGCTCAAGCGGCCCACCCTCTACAAGGTACTGCTGCACAACGACAACTACACGACCCGGGAGTTCGTGGTGGCCGTCTTGAAGGAGGTCTTCCACAAATCCGAAGCGGACGCCGTGCAGATCATGCTGCACGTTCATTACAACGGAATCGGCGTGGCTGGCGTTTATACGTTCGAGGTCGCCGAGACGAAGATACGGACCGTGGAGGCGGCGGCGCGGGAGAATGGCTTCCCGCTGCGCCTCTCGATGGAACCAGAGGAAGGTTGAGACCGTGGCAGGACCGCTGATTGCCAAGGCATTGCAGGACAGCTTCCGGAACGCGATGGAAGAAGCGAGCCGGATGCGTCACGAGTACCTGACGCTCGAGCACCTGGTGCTCGCGCTCACCAAGGAGCCGCGCACCCGCGAAGTGCTCAAGGCGTGTGGGGCCAACGTCAAGCGCCTCCAGGAGCGACTGGAGAACTTCCTGGAGGAGACCGTCGAGCGGCTCCCCGAGGGAGAGGAGGCCGAACCGCAGCAGACCATGGGCGTGGAGCGCGTGCTGCACAGCGCCGCCATGCACGCCCTGTCCGCCGATCAGAAGCTCATCGACGGCGGGGACATCCTCGTGGCGCTCTTCCGCGAGAAGGAGAGCCATGCCCTCTACCTCCTGCAGGAGGAGGGGGTCACCCGGTTGGATCTGCTCAACTACATCTCCCACGGCATCTCCAAGGACGGCTCCCCGCCCTCCGAGGGTGGGGGCGAGCCCCGCGGTGCCATCCCCACGGGAGAGGACGAGGAGGGGGAAGGCGGCCCGCGCAAGAGCCCGCTGGAGGCCTACACCACCAACCTCAACGCCGAGGCGAAGCTGGGGCGGATCGATCCGCTCATCGGACGGCAGAAGGAGTTGGAGCGCACCATCCAGGTGCTGTGCCGGCGCCGCAAGAACAACCCGCTCTACGTGGGCGAGACGGGCGTGGGCAAGACGGCCATCGCCGAGGGCCTCGCGCTGCACATCCACGAGGGCAAGGTGCCCGAGGTGCTGAAGAACTCGGTCATCTTCTCGCTGGACATGGGCGCGCTGCTGGCGGGCACCAAGTTCCGCGGCCAGTTCGAGGAGCGCCTCAAGGGCGTGCTCAAGGCGCTGCAGGAGCACCCGGACGCCATCCTCTTCATCGACGAGATCCACACCATCGTCGGTGCGGGGGCCACCAGCGGCGGCTCCATGGACGCCTCCAACCTGCTCAAGCCCGCGCTGGCCAGCGGCAAGCTGCGCTGCATCGGCTCCACGACGTACCAGGAGTTCAAGGCCTCCTTCGAGCGCGACCGGGCCCTGTCCCGGCGCTTCCAGAAGATTGAAGTGGGCGAGCCGAGCGTGGAGG
The sequence above is drawn from the Archangium gephyra genome and encodes:
- a CDS encoding NifU family protein, producing the protein MSVNIQLEWTPNPSTLKYVVDRRLVSSGAVNITSKQAAEEKSPLAVKLMGIKGVMAVMVGSNFVTVTKGDEGEWDELNDAVMATLDEHLTAGLPSVNEEALAAARTATGAGGSVEARIQDILDAEIRPAVAQDGGDITLDRFEEGIVYLHMKGSCAGCPSSTATLKMGIETRLRELVPEVNEVVSV
- a CDS encoding GNAT family N-acetyltransferase — translated: MSDTLPPTLRIHRAITEVPRGAWDALLDDAGRPFLEWAFLAALEESGSVGPHVGWHPHHLTLWRGSRLVAAAPAYLKDDSHGEFVADGAWATAAERLGVRYYPKLVLAVPFTPVTGRRLLVAPGEDRPAREAELARAALEYARARGFSSVHVLFPTEAETHALEAAGYAVRLGVQYQWRNPGYGSFEDFLGRFHTRRRNQLRRELRAPAAQGLTLRTLRGDALAGVDPDDLYRLYAATVDKYPWGVRFLTRDFFARMLATFPHACEVVEARREGRLVAGAFNLVGPRTLYGRYWGCFEEHPFLHFNVCLYHPVADAIARGLERFEPGAGGEHKLTRGFEPGLTWSAHLLFHPGVDRAVRSFLEHERAAVLAGLPRWRAETGFKRGPLVPPTR
- a CDS encoding oxidoreductase codes for the protein MSAAVTTARNRPKEYEVTVSEVRLETHDTATLSLDFGPERPEYKAGQFLNLDPHQFPALGRFAAYLQEHKGRKEPARSYSLASAPHEPLVAITVKDEDYIPGFTRYPPLLSPYLVHAPLTGSRMKVLGFMGPYVLPDDVEERTDHLVHVVAGSGAVPNFSIIKDALHRGLKPRHTVICSNKTWGDILYREAFEALERAHPDKLRVVHTLTREMDESRFSAAVRKGRISEALLEELIPDRATCLVYVCGPAITPWDRRKALETRTPATPRFMEAVLGHLHTIGLEDKRIKRESYG
- a CDS encoding sensor histidine kinase produces the protein MAEYRPLEGLPAPVLVVRDNHVVYANPALLTLLGVGLEEVRATDFLKLLARYAPADQSWLEPMQADYARGQGIPDTVWVRIREAGGQERTWCMRRGEGSWPGELLLMLFDAEGEASTRRLTEALVQTAGEMVRCRDEQTVLETAVEAIHRQGFFVTVLLLEGEMLVHGPMRQDPVQVAAAEMLYGQPIQEVRFPRASVPHLEEVLTRRKAAFHQDMLRALENFHPSELLAQMRRAHPLVRGLDAPIFVEGQPYGVLSVQGETLTPTSAATLELFARQVGGALENVRHHRLAALRLAELSRLQSELVAQERLTVLGEAAGVVAHEVRNPLGSILNAVAVLKRDKLGPVGTSAVEMLEEEATRLDAMVRDLLDVVRPLEPRPRPLNLGELARRTLELFHERRQLGTVKVTVDEAPGLPVIHADETLLQLALENLLRNAVQASPSGGQVRVAVESVPEGMSLTVEDQGPGVSSGDTQRIFEPFFTTRTTGTGLGLAVVRRVVLAHGGTVSVGQRHGGGARFELRLPLQLEPTPLPTAP
- a CDS encoding DUF2378 family protein; the protein is MESPSLLAQAPRLATQPRIPSSVFEGLFVRGLEPNSQLARALVTEGYDPKCPEVDYPVQVWKRCVALARDLAYGELSDADAYRILGRKLTEGFADTLVGRVAAVALPMIGAARVVERLPRYLAMMGRPDLDVQLVPVGERARRITIPDTHNRPEFIAGALEVALERAHVQPIVSVEDRSHLGFRLLVRW
- a CDS encoding THUMP domain-containing class I SAM-dependent RNA methyltransferase; translation: MPLQVTNVQQREHVFVPALPGLEPAVHAEAEALGFSSRPVDGGVELMGAPGLHQEANLRLRTASRVWLRLGRFTAADAGALSKGLAALPLGPVWDGRTVPRLSVVLHRARFKGPDAVLAAAARAWGLPSVERAGPLDEESSEGLTLLVRVEGDTCTVSADTSGEPMHRRGYRQEVSRAPLRETLAAGILVLAGYDGGEPLVDPMCGSGTFLIEGAWMSQRRAPGLGRAFAFERFPGFDAAAWSARKARAEAEALPSPRSAPRGYDINAGSLGTARRNARRAGVTLTLERQDVRTLAAPAGLGPGLVVVNPPYGKRVGEAEDLPGLYRAMGATFRRAFPGWRAAVLLPEDAGLVRALGLPEERNLPVRNGGLRCRLLLCPL
- a CDS encoding ATP-dependent Clp protease adaptor ClpS; this translates as MSREKYDPDSNVVTETVPQKKLKRPTLYKVLLHNDNYTTREFVVAVLKEVFHKSEADAVQIMLHVHYNGIGVAGVYTFEVAETKIRTVEAAARENGFPLRLSMEPEEG
- a CDS encoding class I SAM-dependent methyltransferase, whose amino-acid sequence is MRKLKQVNHLVGLVRPAMEDVQSRHGAPVVVDAGSGNAYLGFILYELFLKDAEAGTLLSVEGRPELTQRAKERAGRLGFGRMEFQTAHLEEAQWPERIHVLMALHACDTATDDALAVAIQKGADYVAVVPCCQAEVAQQLKESKQAVDATLALLYQHAWHRREFGSHLTNVIRALTLEAFGYQVTVTELTGWEHSLKNELILGRRVHRENRQARAKLESLLGSFGVRPKLARVLGVEPRSPTSQPTPPEATRTTPA